The following are encoded together in the Acidicapsa ligni genome:
- a CDS encoding UDP-N-acetylmuramoyl-tripeptide--D-alanyl-D-alanine ligase, with product MKLTLAEIALGCSAKLEAPASAVGVGAFVAQGYSIDSRTVGVGELFFAVRGPRVDGHDYIVSAIERGALAAVVSLNRLATLPDAALAAPLIIVEDTLVALQALAANVRRHWGKRVVAVTGSAGKTSTKDAVAVALGAKFNVLKSLGNLNNGYGLPLQLLRLELEHEYAVIEMGMNHAGEIAQLARIAGPDWGVITNVGMAHVENFSDGQGGIARAKYELVEALPASGIAFLNCDDRYVGQFGRDFAGKVVYFGAGPCADPQITSARDGDGLQIELLSVGTKATMTLPMLGQHNASNAMAAIAVAREAGVPLQDAIRALETLTAGDRRGEVLTIAGATIINDSYNSNPEALQSMIRTLAARSAQRRILIAGEMLELGDHAPELHTLCGKAAADAGVDIIVGVRGNADYLVRAAAESGAESIFVPDAMAAGAWLKNNLRPGDAVLVKGSRGVRLEQAIEILRSTQSTGS from the coding sequence GTGAAACTGACATTGGCAGAGATCGCTCTTGGTTGCAGCGCCAAGCTGGAGGCTCCAGCGAGCGCCGTGGGCGTTGGTGCGTTTGTGGCCCAGGGCTATTCGATTGATTCGCGCACTGTTGGCGTAGGCGAGCTTTTTTTTGCTGTTCGCGGCCCACGTGTCGATGGCCATGATTACATCGTCAGCGCAATTGAGCGAGGCGCGCTGGCTGCTGTGGTTTCCCTCAACAGGCTTGCAACGTTGCCGGATGCAGCATTGGCTGCGCCGCTGATCATTGTCGAAGATACGCTTGTCGCGTTGCAGGCACTGGCTGCGAACGTTCGTCGTCATTGGGGGAAACGCGTTGTCGCTGTGACTGGCAGTGCTGGCAAGACCTCGACCAAGGACGCAGTTGCTGTAGCGCTCGGTGCAAAATTCAATGTACTCAAGTCACTCGGCAATCTGAACAATGGCTATGGTTTACCGCTGCAACTATTGCGTCTCGAACTAGAACATGAGTACGCCGTTATCGAAATGGGCATGAATCATGCTGGAGAAATCGCCCAGCTTGCTCGTATTGCTGGTCCGGACTGGGGTGTCATCACCAATGTAGGCATGGCTCATGTCGAGAATTTTTCAGATGGACAGGGCGGTATCGCACGCGCAAAATACGAACTCGTTGAGGCATTGCCTGCCTCCGGCATCGCTTTTCTCAATTGCGACGATCGCTATGTTGGACAGTTCGGTCGTGACTTTGCAGGCAAGGTCGTTTACTTCGGAGCAGGCCCATGCGCCGATCCTCAAATTACGAGTGCTCGCGATGGTGACGGACTCCAGATTGAACTGCTTTCCGTCGGTACCAAAGCGACCATGACGCTGCCGATGCTGGGACAGCACAACGCGAGCAATGCAATGGCCGCGATCGCAGTTGCCCGCGAGGCAGGCGTGCCGTTGCAGGACGCGATCCGTGCGCTCGAAACGCTGACCGCTGGAGATCGCCGCGGCGAAGTGCTGACCATCGCAGGCGCGACAATTATCAACGATTCCTATAACTCCAACCCCGAGGCGCTGCAATCCATGATTCGTACACTGGCTGCGCGTTCGGCACAGCGGCGAATTCTCATTGCAGGGGAGATGCTTGAGTTGGGTGATCATGCTCCTGAGCTGCATACGCTTTGCGGCAAAGCCGCTGCCGATGCGGGCGTTGACATCATTGTTGGTGTTCGCGGCAATGCGGATTATCTCGTTAGAGCTGCAGCGGAGAGTGGCGCGGAATCGATCTTCGTGCCGGATGCGATGGCTGCTGGAGCGTGGCTGAAAAACAATCTGAGGCCCGGTGATGCAGTCCTGGTCAAAGGCTCGCGTGGTGTGCGCCTGGAGCAGGCGATTGAAATTCTTCGCTCGACGCAATCAACTGGTTCGTAA
- the ftsW gene encoding putative lipid II flippase FtsW encodes MAKRVGVDKWLFFTTLSLVVVGLAMVFSASAVMAQERFGSPYTFLGGQALWAFLGVIVLVVLMRIDYRRYNSKKFIYPAMGVTFVLLLAVFAVHGSHATHRWIRFGPFFTFQPSEIAKPMLALYLAWFLHSRLNAMRDWKHTLLPAAVPAFLFIGLIVKEPDLGTAIVLLGMTILVLVLAGMEWRYLIAIFAAVAPVLAALLIFVPWRLARMKVFLNPEADPKGAGFHINQSLIAVGTGGWTGRGYMEGVQKLFYLPEPHTDFIFANISEELGFIGAVLIVILFVVLGFRGLRTVFLLRDPFARLLAFGITITILIQAFFNMSVVVALLPTKGIPLPFISHGGTSLVIMLASIGILLNLTREID; translated from the coding sequence ATGGCCAAACGAGTAGGAGTGGACAAATGGCTCTTTTTCACCACGCTATCGCTGGTTGTGGTGGGGCTGGCCATGGTTTTCTCAGCCTCGGCTGTCATGGCGCAGGAGCGCTTCGGTTCGCCCTACACATTCCTCGGCGGACAGGCTCTGTGGGCGTTTCTCGGAGTCATCGTATTAGTCGTGTTGATGCGCATCGACTATCGCCGCTATAACTCGAAGAAGTTCATTTATCCCGCAATGGGCGTGACGTTCGTGCTGTTGCTCGCGGTCTTTGCCGTGCATGGCTCGCACGCTACACATCGCTGGATTCGCTTCGGCCCATTCTTCACCTTTCAGCCATCGGAAATCGCCAAGCCGATGCTTGCGCTTTATCTTGCGTGGTTTCTACACAGCCGCCTCAATGCCATGCGCGATTGGAAGCACACGCTGCTTCCTGCCGCCGTCCCTGCATTTCTCTTCATTGGACTCATCGTCAAAGAGCCTGATCTTGGGACTGCGATTGTGCTGCTCGGCATGACTATCCTGGTGCTGGTTCTTGCAGGCATGGAGTGGCGCTATCTAATCGCTATCTTCGCTGCTGTCGCGCCTGTTCTTGCGGCGCTGCTGATCTTCGTACCCTGGCGGCTTGCTCGAATGAAAGTCTTTCTCAACCCTGAGGCCGATCCAAAAGGCGCGGGCTTTCACATCAATCAATCGCTTATCGCGGTTGGGACAGGTGGCTGGACAGGCCGTGGTTACATGGAGGGTGTGCAAAAGCTCTTCTATCTGCCTGAGCCGCACACCGATTTTATCTTCGCGAATATATCGGAAGAGCTGGGCTTCATCGGCGCTGTTCTTATTGTGATTCTCTTCGTGGTGCTTGGCTTTCGTGGCCTGCGAACTGTCTTTTTGCTGCGCGATCCGTTCGCACGGCTGCTTGCTTTTGGAATCACTATTACGATTTTGATTCAGGCGTTCTTTAATATGAGCGTAGTTGTGGCGTTGCTGCCTACCAAGGGTATCCCGCTGCCCTTTATTTCTCATGGTGGAACATCGCTGGTCATCATGCTGGCGAGCATCGGGATTCTGCTCAACCTCACTCGCGAGATCGACTAA
- the murC gene encoding UDP-N-acetylmuramate--L-alanine ligase, with the protein MFIQKQHVHFIGIGGIGMSGIAEILLTLGMRVSGSDQRRSPITDRLAQMGAVVYEGHATGHIGDASVVVTSSAVSASNPEVVEARARKTPVIQRAEMLAELMRLKYGIAVAGMHGKTTTTSMVSSVLAAGGLDPTVVVGGRVDALGSNARLGSSQYLVAEADESDRSFLKLSPILAIVTNLDREHMDCYRDMSDVETAFLSFMDRVPFYGAVTACIDNPLLAGIVPRAQRRVFTYGIASEADYRLEVLTAASAGNGGGFARFQVHTARGPLGPFELRVPGRHNILNATAAVAIACQLDVSAEKIAEGLANFRGVDRRFQLRGKSGGVAVVDDYGHHPTEISATLAAARECGYAKIHVVFQPHRYSRTRDLLTEFGTAFSLADSVTVLPIYAASEDPITGITGELLVARMRDTAASFAADFPSAVAQVVAVARPGDLILTLGAGNVSQLGPMILAALEIAA; encoded by the coding sequence ATGTTTATTCAAAAGCAACACGTTCACTTCATAGGCATTGGCGGTATCGGCATGAGCGGCATCGCCGAGATTCTGCTCACATTGGGAATGCGCGTCTCCGGCTCAGATCAACGCCGCAGCCCCATTACAGATCGTCTCGCACAGATGGGCGCAGTGGTCTACGAAGGTCACGCAACCGGGCATATCGGCGACGCGTCTGTCGTGGTGACGAGCTCAGCCGTCAGCGCCAGCAATCCTGAGGTCGTCGAAGCGCGAGCGCGTAAGACGCCGGTTATCCAGCGCGCCGAAATGCTGGCGGAGTTGATGCGTCTGAAATACGGAATCGCCGTTGCCGGAATGCATGGAAAAACGACGACGACTTCGATGGTTTCCTCGGTTTTGGCTGCCGGTGGACTCGATCCGACGGTCGTTGTCGGAGGTCGCGTCGATGCCCTAGGCTCGAATGCTCGCCTCGGCAGCTCTCAGTATCTGGTCGCCGAAGCGGATGAAAGCGACCGCTCGTTTCTGAAGCTGTCGCCGATTTTGGCTATCGTGACGAATCTCGACCGAGAACATATGGATTGCTACCGCGATATGTCCGACGTGGAAACAGCGTTTCTTTCCTTTATGGACAGGGTGCCGTTTTATGGCGCGGTTACGGCCTGCATCGACAATCCTCTGCTGGCGGGGATTGTGCCGCGTGCGCAGAGGCGTGTTTTCACTTACGGAATTGCGTCGGAGGCCGATTATCGACTGGAGGTTTTAACCGCGGCTTCCGCTGGGAACGGTGGCGGGTTCGCGCGATTCCAGGTGCATACGGCGAGAGGGCCGCTGGGACCGTTTGAGTTGCGGGTGCCGGGACGGCACAACATCCTGAATGCTACGGCGGCGGTGGCGATTGCCTGCCAGCTTGATGTTTCTGCAGAGAAGATTGCCGAGGGGCTTGCGAATTTTCGCGGTGTCGATCGGCGTTTTCAGTTGCGGGGCAAGTCTGGAGGAGTTGCGGTGGTGGATGATTATGGGCACCATCCTACGGAGATTTCAGCCACGCTGGCCGCTGCTCGGGAGTGTGGCTACGCGAAGATTCATGTGGTCTTCCAGCCGCATCGATATTCGCGAACCCGGGATCTGCTTACCGAGTTTGGGACGGCGTTTTCTCTGGCGGATTCCGTGACAGTGCTGCCGATTTATGCGGCAAGTGAGGATCCGATTACGGGGATTACCGGCGAACTGCTGGTGGCGCGAATGCGGGATACTGCGGCGAGCTTTGCTGCCGATTTTCCAAGCGCGGTTGCGCAGGTGGTGGCGGTTGCCCGTCCGGGAGATTTGATTCTGACCCTGGGGGCTGGAAATGTCAGCCAACTCGGGCCGATGATTCTGGCGGCGCTGGAGATCGCGGCCTAG
- a CDS encoding cell division protein FtsQ/DivIB: MQGVTGWVPSGRWGGVPGRWFAAQRYSGIWRFSRPGSGVTTNSYKSRTTLWDDEDPAGSPAPQVRGAWRAPSAVLAGERGGRRAVVAAPPMDEEEDAPIPRRTNFYASKTHWWRPRTNFGRIVLGTGVFIGACALIAGWAAGRHFVTRDAHFRIPGVSSIESTGLSEVNRTDVLPVFGADIGRNIFFVPLQQRRKELEAIPWVKQATVMRFLPDRLSVSILERTPVAFVRQGQQVELADADGVILDMPPAMMAQHHYSFPVVTGIDSQDSLAARRTRMAVYQRFVAEMDQNNQHMSQQVSEIDLSDPEDLRATMPEQGTDILAHFGEDKFQERMQTYKAHIAEWRQRYPKLIGVDLRYSGKVPLEMASDVPGAETATDGPAKPAIPVPAAAKIAKLPVNKAAASKITENRITENKPVENKKVKGSTPSQVLAVRRATEAKKRAAKLKAERLRLARQKAHAANQKPAASGAKG, from the coding sequence GTGCAGGGCGTAACCGGGTGGGTTCCTTCGGGAAGATGGGGCGGAGTTCCTGGGCGCTGGTTCGCTGCGCAACGCTATAGTGGAATCTGGCGATTCTCACGACCTGGCTCGGGCGTGACGACGAATAGCTATAAAAGTCGAACGACGTTGTGGGATGACGAAGATCCCGCTGGCTCCCCTGCGCCTCAGGTAAGGGGTGCGTGGCGGGCTCCGTCAGCCGTCCTCGCTGGTGAGCGGGGAGGTCGGCGTGCGGTTGTGGCTGCTCCTCCTATGGATGAGGAAGAAGACGCACCGATTCCGCGGCGCACGAATTTCTACGCCTCGAAGACTCACTGGTGGCGACCGCGTACCAACTTTGGCCGAATCGTGTTGGGTACGGGTGTGTTCATCGGGGCATGTGCCTTGATTGCAGGCTGGGCGGCTGGGCGGCATTTTGTGACGCGCGACGCGCATTTCCGCATTCCTGGTGTATCCAGCATCGAATCAACTGGCCTGAGCGAAGTGAATCGGACGGATGTGCTGCCGGTGTTTGGTGCGGATATTGGCCGGAACATCTTCTTTGTCCCATTGCAGCAGCGGCGTAAGGAGCTTGAGGCGATCCCGTGGGTGAAGCAGGCGACCGTCATGCGATTTTTGCCCGATCGCCTGAGCGTGAGCATTCTGGAGCGGACGCCTGTTGCGTTTGTGCGGCAGGGTCAGCAGGTTGAGCTGGCGGATGCGGATGGTGTGATTCTGGATATGCCACCGGCTATGATGGCGCAACATCATTACTCGTTTCCAGTGGTGACAGGGATCGATAGCCAGGACTCGCTGGCGGCGCGGCGGACGCGGATGGCTGTCTATCAGCGCTTTGTTGCCGAGATGGATCAGAACAATCAGCACATGTCGCAGCAGGTTTCGGAGATCGATCTTTCCGACCCCGAGGATTTGCGGGCGACGATGCCGGAGCAGGGGACGGATATTCTGGCTCACTTTGGCGAGGACAAGTTTCAGGAGCGGATGCAGACGTATAAGGCGCATATTGCGGAGTGGCGGCAGCGTTATCCGAAATTGATTGGCGTGGATCTGCGGTATAGCGGAAAGGTTCCGCTGGAGATGGCTTCGGATGTTCCTGGTGCGGAGACGGCGACGGATGGCCCGGCTAAGCCAGCTATTCCTGTTCCTGCGGCGGCAAAGATTGCGAAGTTGCCAGTGAATAAGGCTGCCGCCAGCAAGATAACGGAAAACAGGATAACGGAAAATAAGCCGGTCGAAAACAAGAAGGTAAAGGGCTCCACTCCGTCGCAGGTTTTAGCTGTCAGGAGGGCGACCGAGGCAAAGAAGCGGGCAGCAAAGTTGAAGGCTGAACGGCTGAGATTGGCTCGACAGAAGGCGCATGCGGCTAATCAGAAGCCAGCGGCAAGCGGCGCGAAGGGATAG
- the mraY gene encoding phospho-N-acetylmuramoyl-pentapeptide-transferase, giving the protein MLYWLLYQKLFPYFHPFRIFQYLTFRTAFSSLTALLIALIIGPYVIEKLRQFQISQYIRDEGPESHKKKSGTPTMGGVLIAIAILLPTVLWSNPSNPFVWVVVFSTIGFGAIGFADDYIKVVKRRNLGLTARAKMFWQVIVSLMIAITLVGLQQFRIFSTKMTVPFVKNFHPDLVWPWLGSIPHLGFLMFLPFVIFVTLVLVFSSNAVNLTDGLDGLAIGCTIIAAGALTVLTYVSGHVVFADYLELQRMPKVGELTVFCGAMVGASIGFLWYNAHPAEVFMGDVGSLALGGAIATVAVIIRQELLLPFIGGIFVLEAISVILQVGSYKLRGGKRIFKMAPLHHHFELLGWKESKVIARFWIAALVFALFALTTLKLR; this is encoded by the coding sequence TTGCTTTACTGGCTGCTTTACCAAAAGCTTTTTCCGTATTTTCATCCATTCCGTATCTTTCAATACCTGACCTTCCGCACGGCATTTTCGTCGTTGACGGCCTTGCTGATTGCGCTGATCATAGGCCCCTATGTGATTGAAAAACTGCGCCAGTTTCAGATCAGCCAGTACATTCGCGACGAGGGTCCGGAGTCACACAAGAAGAAGTCCGGCACGCCGACGATGGGCGGTGTGCTGATCGCGATTGCCATTCTGCTGCCGACCGTACTGTGGTCTAATCCTTCCAATCCGTTTGTCTGGGTCGTTGTTTTTTCGACGATTGGATTTGGCGCGATTGGCTTCGCAGACGATTACATCAAGGTCGTCAAGCGCCGCAACCTGGGTCTGACAGCGCGAGCCAAGATGTTCTGGCAGGTGATCGTTTCATTGATGATCGCCATAACGCTGGTGGGTTTGCAGCAGTTCCGAATTTTCTCAACCAAAATGACGGTGCCTTTCGTCAAGAACTTCCATCCGGATCTAGTCTGGCCGTGGTTGGGTTCCATTCCGCATCTCGGTTTCCTGATGTTTTTGCCGTTTGTGATTTTCGTCACGCTGGTTCTGGTCTTTTCTTCGAATGCGGTCAATCTTACGGACGGTCTCGACGGCCTCGCCATTGGCTGTACTATCATCGCTGCTGGTGCGCTGACAGTTCTGACGTACGTTAGCGGCCATGTTGTTTTTGCCGACTACCTTGAACTCCAACGTATGCCCAAGGTTGGAGAACTGACCGTCTTCTGTGGGGCCATGGTGGGTGCCTCTATCGGCTTTCTATGGTATAACGCGCATCCAGCAGAGGTTTTCATGGGCGACGTGGGCTCGCTGGCATTGGGTGGAGCGATTGCCACAGTTGCTGTAATTATTCGTCAGGAATTGTTATTGCCGTTCATCGGCGGCATCTTTGTGCTGGAAGCGATCTCCGTCATCCTGCAGGTAGGGAGTTATAAGCTGCGTGGTGGCAAGCGTATCTTCAAGATGGCCCCTTTGCATCATCACTTCGAATTACTTGGCTGGAAGGAATCAAAAGTCATTGCACGTTTCTGGATTGCGGCGCTGGTGTTTGCACTATTTGCACTTACCACGCTGAAACTCCGCTAG
- the ftsA gene encoding cell division protein FtsA yields the protein MSQKQENLIVVLDVGSAYTRVLAADLNEGALRYRAHSVVESAGMRKGLIAELGPAARVVKSASDQAERTVRVNIDECVVGVGGPNVMGVNTTAGLNFGAKMREISRDDVSAAVERARGVSLPPDREILHLLTRQFVLDEQPGIHDPVGMVGSRLEVDLHMSTCSGSAQQSIITCANRAGLEVTDTVFEAIAAAEATLTADERELGVCVLDIGAHSTELVVFFEGAVAHTGSIPFGGQHFTNDLAVVLQMPVAHAEQLKLRHGHAVVTAVPQLDEIEIRNPNPTMIRHRMVAEILEPRARELFDMVRRSLRDGGVLGALGAGCVLTGGASTLPGLLDVTESILHVRARIGHPVQLSRMPSELTHPAYATLVGMLLYAHRKRVTKTAENNSLRAKLRAIFAASL from the coding sequence ATGAGTCAGAAACAGGAAAATCTGATTGTCGTCCTTGATGTGGGCAGCGCCTATACGCGGGTGTTGGCGGCGGACCTGAATGAGGGGGCGCTCCGCTATCGTGCGCACTCCGTGGTGGAGTCTGCGGGGATGCGCAAGGGATTGATCGCGGAGCTTGGTCCGGCGGCTCGGGTGGTGAAGTCGGCCAGCGACCAGGCGGAGCGCACGGTTCGCGTGAATATCGATGAGTGCGTAGTGGGTGTCGGTGGTCCGAATGTGATGGGTGTGAACACCACGGCGGGGCTGAATTTTGGCGCGAAGATGCGCGAGATCAGCCGCGACGATGTGAGTGCCGCAGTGGAGCGGGCACGCGGAGTTTCGCTTCCTCCGGATCGCGAAATTTTGCATTTGCTGACGAGGCAGTTTGTGCTGGATGAGCAGCCGGGGATTCATGACCCTGTGGGCATGGTTGGCAGCCGGCTTGAGGTGGATCTGCATATGTCCACGTGCTCGGGGAGCGCGCAACAGAGCATTATTACCTGCGCGAACCGTGCCGGGCTGGAAGTGACAGATACGGTGTTTGAGGCGATTGCCGCGGCTGAGGCTACGCTGACTGCAGATGAGCGCGAACTGGGCGTCTGCGTGCTGGATATTGGTGCGCATTCAACTGAGTTGGTGGTGTTTTTTGAAGGGGCTGTGGCACATACGGGGAGCATCCCGTTTGGCGGGCAGCACTTTACGAACGATCTGGCGGTTGTGTTGCAGATGCCGGTGGCGCATGCGGAGCAGCTCAAGTTGCGTCATGGACATGCGGTGGTGACGGCGGTTCCGCAGTTGGATGAGATTGAGATTCGCAATCCGAATCCGACGATGATCCGGCATCGGATGGTGGCTGAGATTCTGGAGCCGCGGGCGCGAGAGCTATTTGACATGGTGCGGCGCAGTTTGCGCGATGGCGGAGTGTTGGGTGCTCTGGGCGCGGGGTGCGTGCTTACGGGCGGTGCATCGACACTGCCAGGGCTGCTGGATGTGACGGAAAGCATTCTGCATGTGCGAGCGCGGATTGGACATCCGGTGCAGTTGTCGAGGATGCCGAGTGAGTTGACGCATCCGGCGTATGCCACGCTTGTTGGGATGCTGCTGTACGCGCATCGCAAGAGGGTTACGAAGACCGCGGAAAACAATAGTCTGCGTGCGAAGTTGCGCGCTATTTTTGCAGCCAGTTTGTAG
- the murD gene encoding UDP-N-acetylmuramoyl-L-alanine--D-glutamate ligase, protein MELKGKKVLVVGLGKSGLAAALFLRKRGAHVTVSDMRSAAALAKEIPALLDEGIMVESGGHGLLTFRRQDLIVVSPGVPLDTPELVQVKAFGLPVIGELELAAQYLKGNVLAITGSNGKTTTTALIGEILASAGLPTQVGGNIGVPVIDLIEKSTDEGWSVLEVSSFQLESTQFFHPRIAVILNITPDHLDRHGTFENYALAKERIFAVQTASDYLVLNADNPRTAQAAGRTSANVYWFSLESSVVQGAWVQEGEIVFRASANAAIEPILSLKSIPLKGTHNVENTLAAVCAARLAGADAASIAKAVAIFRAVEHRLEYVATNNGVEYYNDSKATNVDASAKAIAAFPGCIHLILGGKDKNSNYADLSDLLRKRVKAVYTIGSAAAKIESHIRGVVPIVSSETLDKAVAATAKAAHPGDIVLLSPACSSFDQFENYEQRGRIFKELVNNLNILNERNSQEKG, encoded by the coding sequence ATGGAGTTGAAAGGTAAAAAAGTTCTGGTCGTAGGTCTGGGTAAATCCGGGCTGGCAGCGGCCCTGTTTCTACGCAAGCGCGGAGCACATGTAACCGTATCTGATATGCGTAGCGCTGCGGCTTTGGCAAAGGAGATTCCAGCGCTGTTGGATGAAGGCATCATGGTCGAATCCGGAGGGCATGGTCTGCTGACGTTTCGCCGCCAGGACCTGATTGTCGTCAGCCCCGGCGTCCCGCTCGACACTCCAGAACTCGTGCAGGTCAAGGCGTTTGGCCTACCTGTCATCGGTGAACTGGAGCTGGCAGCACAGTATCTCAAGGGCAATGTACTTGCTATTACCGGCTCGAATGGCAAGACAACCACGACTGCGCTGATCGGCGAAATTCTCGCCTCGGCAGGCCTGCCTACACAAGTCGGCGGCAACATCGGCGTGCCGGTCATTGACCTGATCGAGAAAAGCACAGATGAAGGCTGGTCTGTTCTTGAAGTCTCCAGTTTCCAGTTGGAGAGCACACAGTTCTTCCATCCTCGCATCGCCGTCATTCTGAATATCACGCCCGATCATCTTGACCGTCATGGGACATTCGAAAACTATGCACTTGCAAAAGAGCGTATCTTCGCCGTGCAGACTGCTTCCGACTACCTTGTTTTGAACGCAGACAATCCTCGCACCGCTCAAGCAGCCGGGCGTACCTCCGCGAACGTCTACTGGTTTTCGCTTGAGTCCTCGGTTGTTCAGGGTGCCTGGGTGCAGGAGGGAGAGATTGTTTTTCGCGCGTCAGCGAACGCGGCGATTGAACCAATTCTGTCTCTCAAATCGATTCCGCTCAAAGGCACGCACAATGTTGAGAACACGCTTGCTGCAGTCTGCGCCGCGCGTCTTGCCGGAGCGGACGCCGCATCGATCGCCAAAGCTGTCGCCATTTTCCGTGCTGTCGAGCATCGCCTGGAGTATGTCGCCACCAATAACGGTGTCGAATACTACAACGATTCGAAGGCTACCAACGTCGATGCCTCTGCGAAGGCCATCGCTGCATTTCCTGGGTGCATTCACCTGATCCTCGGTGGCAAAGATAAGAACTCCAACTATGCCGACCTCAGCGATCTGCTGCGCAAGCGCGTCAAGGCTGTGTATACCATCGGTTCGGCTGCAGCCAAGATCGAATCGCACATTCGCGGCGTGGTTCCCATTGTCTCCAGCGAAACCCTCGACAAAGCTGTCGCTGCGACTGCCAAGGCTGCGCATCCTGGCGATATAGTGCTGCTGTCGCCTGCCTGCTCCAGCTTCGATCAGTTTGAAAACTACGAGCAGCGAGGCCGCATCTTCAAAGAACTGGTAAACAATCTGAACATCCTTAACGAACGGAACAGCCAGGAGAAAGGCTAG
- the murG gene encoding undecaprenyldiphospho-muramoylpentapeptide beta-N-acetylglucosaminyltransferase: protein MPDLLPHPRILIAGGGTGGHIIPALAVARELVARHNAEILFVGTARGMESRLVPEAGFALKLVEIGPLNQVSWATRIKTMIGLPLSLITCSRYIREFRADVVFGVGGYASGPAMGAAILRGVPTMAFEPNAVPGLANRLVGKRVQAAAVNFPPAAKWFRNAEVTGIPVRPEFFTISAPPVDAPPHLLVFGGSQGARIFNTILPPLVPALLDAVPGLTILHQAGARHAESTRAAYVASGADPDRWQVEAFLDNMGARFGAANLVMARSGASTVAELAAAGKPSLLIPFAAAADDHQRKNADVMVEAGAAVLLEERQLSQPGLLLSSLVNLLGDRVGLRAMAQNARTQSRPGAAERIADRLAELAKR, encoded by the coding sequence GTGCCAGATCTCCTACCTCATCCAAGAATTCTCATCGCCGGCGGCGGCACAGGTGGACATATCATCCCGGCCCTCGCTGTCGCGCGCGAATTGGTAGCCCGTCACAATGCGGAGATTCTCTTTGTCGGCACTGCGCGGGGCATGGAGTCGCGGCTGGTTCCGGAGGCTGGTTTTGCGCTCAAGCTGGTCGAGATCGGCCCGCTCAATCAGGTTTCCTGGGCAACTCGCATCAAGACGATGATTGGCTTGCCGCTCAGCCTTATTACGTGCTCTCGGTATATTCGCGAATTTCGCGCCGACGTTGTCTTTGGCGTGGGCGGATATGCTTCTGGACCGGCAATGGGTGCGGCGATTCTGCGCGGAGTTCCAACCATGGCGTTCGAACCGAACGCCGTTCCTGGGCTCGCAAATCGTCTCGTGGGTAAACGCGTTCAGGCCGCTGCGGTGAATTTTCCGCCCGCGGCGAAGTGGTTTCGCAATGCTGAGGTCACCGGTATTCCTGTGCGTCCGGAGTTTTTTACGATAAGCGCGCCTCCGGTAGATGCTCCGCCGCACCTACTGGTTTTTGGCGGATCGCAGGGGGCGCGTATTTTCAATACCATCCTGCCGCCGCTGGTTCCAGCGCTGCTCGATGCTGTTCCGGGATTGACGATTTTGCATCAGGCGGGCGCGCGCCACGCTGAATCAACCCGCGCTGCGTACGTTGCTTCAGGCGCGGATCCAGACCGCTGGCAGGTGGAGGCTTTTCTGGATAATATGGGCGCTCGCTTTGGGGCGGCTAACCTTGTCATGGCCCGCAGCGGGGCGTCAACTGTGGCCGAACTGGCCGCTGCCGGAAAACCCTCACTACTCATTCCCTTTGCCGCCGCCGCCGACGATCATCAGCGCAAGAATGCGGATGTCATGGTCGAGGCAGGCGCAGCAGTTTTGCTTGAGGAGCGTCAGTTATCTCAGCCCGGCTTGCTTCTCTCGTCTCTCGTAAATCTGCTTGGCGATCGGGTTGGGTTACGGGCGATGGCTCAAAACGCCAGAACCCAGTCTCGTCCCGGAGCCGCAGAACGAATCGCCGATCGCCTGGCTGAGTTGGCAAAGCGCTAG